The following are encoded together in the Fusarium keratoplasticum isolate Fu6.1 chromosome 1, whole genome shotgun sequence genome:
- a CDS encoding Post-GPI attachment to proteins factor 3: MAAQRGRPWTRVLSLTVLILAFVATVSASTGDKLPEFQNCLKVCKSENCAPNKPQTPIPVLHRLLLWTCASECDYACQHIITNKRMTSGLSVEQFYGKWPFYRFLGMQEPFSVLFSLGNLWAHWDGWKKIRAQIPKSYSMLPFYEWLAGIGVASWVFSSIFHTRDFRVTEELDYFGAGASVLYGLYYTTVRVFRLDKRTPRRRTVLRCWTLVCVFLYICHVSYLKFIHWDYTYNMAANVAAGIGQNALWTWFSVDRYRKSRRIWAAWPGFVVAWVIFAMSMELFDFPPWLGCIDAHSLWHLMTIGPTILWYNFLVKDAQDDISNNQRLKA, from the exons ATGGCAGCTCAGAGGGGGCGGCCATGGACACGAGTCCTTTCCCTGACCGTCCTCATTCTCGCTTTTGTTGCCACCGTTAGTGCTTCAACGGGCGACAAGTTGCCAGAGTTCCAGAACTGTCTCAAG GTCTGCAAATCTGAGAATTGCGCCCCTAATAAACCTCAAACTCCAATCC CTGTCCTCCACCGTCTACTCCTCTGGACTTGCGCCAGCGAATGCGATTATGCCTGCCAGCACATAATTACGAACAAGCGCATGACCTCGGGTCTCTCTGTCGAGCAGTTCTACGGCAAATGGCCCTTCTATCGCTTCCTTGGCATGCAGGAGCCCTTCAGTGTCCTCTTCTCACTCGGCAACCTGTGGGCGCATTGGGACGGCTGGAAAAAGATCCGGGCCCAGATACCCAAGTCGTACTCTATGCTTCCGTTCTATGAATGGCTGGCGGGTATCGGTGTTGCCTCGTGGGTCTTCAGCTCCATCTTCCATACTCGCGATTTTCGGGTCACCGAGGAGCTCGACTACTTTGGCGCCGGCGCCAGCGTGCTGTACGGCCTGTACTACACGACCGTCAGGGTTTTCAGGCTCGACAAGCGCACTCCCCGGAGGCGAACGGTGCTTCGATGCTGGACGCTGGTCTGCGTCTTCCTCTACATATGCCACGTCTCGTACCTCAAGTTTATTCATTGGGACTACACGTACAACATGGCGGCGAATGTAGCCGCCGGCATTGGACAGAATGCCCTCTGGACTTGGTTCAGTGTTGATAGGTATAGGAAATCAAGGCGTATTTGGGCGGCTTGGCCTGGTTTTGTGGTGGCCTGGGTCATATTTGCCATGAGCATGGAGCTCTTCGATTTCCCCCCTTGGTTGGGTTGCATTGATGCCCACAGCTTGTGGCATCTCATGACCATTGGACCAACCATTCTTTGGTACAA TTTCCTAGTAAAAGATGCTCAGGACGATATATCTAATAACCAACGGCTCAAGGCCTGA